In the Passer domesticus isolate bPasDom1 chromosome 4, bPasDom1.hap1, whole genome shotgun sequence genome, one interval contains:
- the LOC135298359 gene encoding uncharacterized protein LOC135298359 isoform X2, translating to MFRKFLRVQRRETGTSAAEGPAEPDSGLTELQAEPDVSLDSAEHFQDSDTIMNEDTANGDKAVTEDVAMTNANTGETEATANPDTTPTPTLIEELIPEYFRDPCLSSQEQLSRLGSGLEASQDFVPPQAVITGAPQPLRPAQCGGKGSWGSCSLEERSKFPPGVLQVPAIVRNIHQRLVSHDTVDARLKIDIVRLAEEHPVDVVLTLLRCAPTCDSHFSPKERH from the exons ATGTTCCGGAAGTTTCTGCGAGTTCAGCGCAGAGAGACCGGGACCagtgcagctgagggcccagccgagcctgactcggggctgaccgagctccaggcagagcctgatgtcagcctggattcaGCTGAGCACTTTCAAGACTCTGACACCATAATGAATGAGGACACAGCAAACGGAGacaaggcagtgactgaggacgTGGCCATGACAAATGCCAACACTGGAGAGACTGAAGCCACCGCAAATCCTGACACCACGCCCACTCCAACTCTGATCGAGGAATTAATACCAGAGTATTTCAGGGACCCTTGTCTTTCGTCTCAGGAGCAGCTAAGCAGGCTGGGATCAGGCCTGGAGGCCTCCCAGGACTTTGTGCCCCCTCAAGCCGTGATTACTGGGgcccctcagcctttgaggccagcacagtgtggcgggaagggaagctggggaagttgctCCCTTGAAGAGCGCTCCAAGTTTCCCCCAGGtgtcctccaggtgccagccattGTAAGGAACATCCACCAGAGGCTGGTGTCCCATGACACTGTGGATGCCAGGCTGAAAATTGAcattgtgaggctggctgaAGAACATCCTGTTGATGTGGTGCTGACCCTCCTGCGCTGTGCCCCaacgtgtgacag CCATTTCAGTCCCAAGGAAAGACACTAG
- the LOC135298359 gene encoding uncharacterized protein LOC135298359 isoform X1 — protein MPWSISGFPVLQMFRKFLRVQRRETGTSAAEGPAEPDSGLTELQAEPDVSLDSAEHFQDSDTIMNEDTANGDKAVTEDVAMTNANTGETEATANPDTTPTPTLIEELIPEYFRDPCLSSQEQLSRLGSGLEASQDFVPPQAVITGAPQPLRPAQCGGKGSWGSCSLEERSKFPPGVLQVPAIVRNIHQRLVSHDTVDARLKIDIVRLAEEHPVDVVLTLLRCAPTCDSHFSPKERH, from the exons aTGCCATGGAGCATCTCTGGCTTCCCTGTCCTGCAGATGTTCCGGAAGTTTCTGCGAGTTCAGCGCAGAGAGACCGGGACCagtgcagctgagggcccagccgagcctgactcggggctgaccgagctccaggcagagcctgatgtcagcctggattcaGCTGAGCACTTTCAAGACTCTGACACCATAATGAATGAGGACACAGCAAACGGAGacaaggcagtgactgaggacgTGGCCATGACAAATGCCAACACTGGAGAGACTGAAGCCACCGCAAATCCTGACACCACGCCCACTCCAACTCTGATCGAGGAATTAATACCAGAGTATTTCAGGGACCCTTGTCTTTCGTCTCAGGAGCAGCTAAGCAGGCTGGGATCAGGCCTGGAGGCCTCCCAGGACTTTGTGCCCCCTCAAGCCGTGATTACTGGGgcccctcagcctttgaggccagcacagtgtggcgggaagggaagctggggaagttgctCCCTTGAAGAGCGCTCCAAGTTTCCCCCAGGtgtcctccaggtgccagccattGTAAGGAACATCCACCAGAGGCTGGTGTCCCATGACACTGTGGATGCCAGGCTGAAAATTGAcattgtgaggctggctgaAGAACATCCTGTTGATGTGGTGCTGACCCTCCTGCGCTGTGCCCCaacgtgtgacag CCATTTCAGTCCCAAGGAAAGACACTAG